In the Glycine max cultivar Williams 82 chromosome 19, Glycine_max_v4.0, whole genome shotgun sequence genome, AGCAGCTAAAGGAAAGTTATATAGAATTAGTAGTAAAAGAGAAGAGTGTAAACCTATTTGCTATTTGCTTCAGTACTCAAGTGCTGGTTCCGTTACCAAATTTCAGTGGTTTTGGTTGAATATGTAAGTCAGTGGAAGTGGTGCTGAATAGTGGAGGGAATGTTTGGAGTACATGATTTGAAAAGGGGAGAATgattaaaagaaatagaaaattgaCTGACCAATATTGAAGGTTTCATAGGAATGTTGAATGTTAGTAAATTGGAAAGATGTTACATACCATTCATCTTATTAGAAGCATAACTGTTCCTTTTTGTATATTTTCTGTTACCTTCCTTTCCTTCAAAATATGgcctttgaattttgaaccatTAACTGAGTTGGTATAGTGGTAAAGTCATGTAGATTTTTGTTTTCGTTTTGTGGGGATATGAATGAGAAAAATCCTTACAACCAGACAAAGCTGTGGCTCAGAAGAAAGAGAAACATGCCTCACTTCTAGAATCACTGGAACTAACATCTTGTAAACAAACTGTTATACCAAACTTTCCTAAGGTGCAATTCTCAACCATTAACCAATTTCATCTCAAACAACACTATCAGTTCTTCAGTCATGAACTTCCCATACTGAAAATTTGTCACCTATTTCTTTTATAGGCAGTGGCTTCTTATGAGAGTCACACTCTCTGAACTTCTAATGTAAAACTTGACTTTTCATTTTGTGCTTTATAATTGTTATCTCATGCATTGCCCTTTTAAGATAAGGTTGTTGTGCATTGTTTGGTTGAGTACAACGATTTACTGATGACCATAACTATTTGTGGatcttatattttcaaaagtGTATGCTTGGTCATTAATCAACCAAGCTTGATAAGCTCCATCACCTACCATCCCCTTCTATGCCATATACACATTTTGCTTATCTACATTCCTACTGTTACTCTCAAACAAGTCTAACAAATAATAAGTGAAGTTAATGAACTTTTTtagtaatattattataagGATTGGTCAATGTAATGGTGAACAGAGAAGCATGCTTTCAGCTACCCAACAAAATGGATAAGAGTGTCAGTTGATATggttctcttgttttttttttttcaatgcaaAATcacctttaaaatataaaagatcacTGTAACAAAGGGACAAAGGGTTTTCACCTAACCCATGCATGAGATATGATGGTCACAAAATATGTTAGGTTTAATATGGAATGAGGGCACAGTACAAACCACTCACAAATAATATCAAACTCCACCACCATCACACATTTTACGTTCTTCCAAGGAAGAGATAAGATAATGAAGCCTCCTCCACGTGTCACTTCCACATGGTACCTAACGATAAGGCTACCATTCAAAATTTTCCTCACTCGTGTGGCCAATATGCTGTAATGTCATCACTTATTCAATCCAACGGTTGTAACTTCTCAGCAACCAATCCCCTCCATTTCACACCATCGGATTAGTACTACACAAATCACACTATTATATATAGTAAGTTTGAGCAGAAGCTTGGATATCTGGCAGCAGAAGAACAAGTAGTTGAGAACTAAGAAGGAGAAGCAAATGGCTTCCTCAATGATCTCTTCCCCAGCTGTTACCACTGTCAACCGTGCCGGTGCCGGCATGGTTGCTCCATTCACTGGCCTCAAGTCCATGGCTGGCTTCCCCACCAGAAAGACCAACAATGACATTACCTCCATTGCTAGCAACGGTGGAAGAGTGCAATGCATGCAGGTATGACAACTCCACACATATAAATACACAAGAGGCACCAAAATGATTATAATTCATGTTACATATTTAGGCATGTACCAAAATGTTACTTAAATAAACATGTTAGTCATAGGTTGCTTAAATTTTAGTCATAGGAAAATTTGCACATGTGCTAGTTAATCTGTTAACCCCTTTACTCAATTTTCATGCAAATTAATTACTAGGTGTGGCCACCAGTTGGCAAGAAGAAGTTTGAGACTCTTTCCTACCTGCCAGACCTTGATGATGCACAATTGGCAAAGGAAGTAGAATACCTTCTTAGGAAGGGATGGATTCCTTGCTTGGAATTCGAGTTGGAGGTCAATTTCTTGCAAACACTTTTGGTTTAATCATAGATTTTCTTATTCTTAGTTTGTTTCAACTTATTTTCAAGAAATAATGGCTTCTCTTGCTAGTGTGCTAAAAGTACTTttggaaacaaaacaaaaaatggttgtgttccaaaatttaaatttatctaacAGATTTTTCTATTTGAGAGTTATCAATATGTATCAAATCTGTTCCTATCTCTGACCAAATTTTATTCTTCCAAAACAAGCACTTGGTTTTGAGTTTTGATGGTTGATCTGTTTGTTTGCAGCACGGTTTCGTGTACCGTGAGCACAACAGGTCACCAGGATACTACGATGGACGCTACTGGACCATGTGGAAGCTGCCTATGTTTGGTTGCACTGATGCTTCTCAGGTGTTGAAGGAGCTTCAAGAGGCTAAGACTGCATACCCCAACGGCTTCATCCGTATCATCGGATTCGACAACGTTCGCCAAGTGCAGTGCATCAGCTTCATCGCCTACAAGCCCCCAGGCTTCTAAGTGTGAAAAATTTGCAAAGCATTTGTAGCCGCCACCCCACTTTGTTTGTTTGTACTTAAACTACATTCccatttgtttttgctttttgagaTTTCATCATCCTGTATTTTTGGTTTCTGTTTTCGGACTTCAATGGAAATTAATGGATGAGAACTAATGAATAAGCTATTGTGTTGTGTTGCTTTGTTTCAAAATAACTTCAATAACCCATCGTCCTTGCATTTCTCTCTACTGGGCTGAAATTAATCATTTCtaaatttaagttaattaattgtGTCTCTAAATGATGGTTAACAGGGGAACTCTGTGTTATTCAAGTGCACTGCTTAGTTTAGCTGAGCTTGGCCTTACTTTGTCACAAGTCACAAATCTGATGTATGAATGTTCTTTATACTTTGGTCTTCCAAGAAATGAAGTTCAAGACACATAGTTTGTAAACATGTTGCTAGGAAGCTACTGAACTTTCAAAACCAAATATGAACTCGATAATTCTTGGAAACACAGATATTTTGTATAGTATATAGCAACAAAAAACCACTAAGGAACTGCTACCAAATCGTTTTGTTATTTATGTGCAAAGAAAGcgatatcaaattcaaatttttattggtTTCAGAATCTTTTCTTTCCAAGCAATAACCACCAACTGCAACGAAACCGTTTTGTTTGTTCCATTTCTCACTCTCCTCACTGCAATGTTCAAATTCTGATTTGGAAAACAGCACATAAAAACACAAGATTTGGTCATGCTCTGGTTCTACCAAATACTACATTTGTTTCTAGAATTGCCAGAATCTGATCCTTTTGCTGACAATTAATCTCTAGAAGATTCTTTTGCTTGTAACTTGGTAGTTATGGATTAGCAActgataaataaatcatttagtGGGCTCTATGTTGTGAGTAGTGATAGGTAACTTATGTCGACACCTTTTAGTAGATTGCATTAATATTTAGACTGGACCCTTTTGATAGCTACATTTGTGAACAAGAATACAATACgataaagaaatagataagaagTTTCACCTCCTATACTCCCATGACCACATCATGACATATTCAATGCCAATCGTGAATATACAAATCAATAGGATTTGTTTTCTTCCAAATATTTATTTGTGGACGTGAATCTACTCACCCTAGAAGCAAGTTTCGTTAAATTTCCTTTGTTTAATAACTTTTTGTGAACattcattcttttttaattcaacttttatataaaaataattagactCAAATTCCTTAAACAAGGTCTCAAGttcaaattttgtgaatgaaaaatataattaaaagaagagaCATAATTGAAGTAGTCAGTCAAGTTATGACAAAGCCTTACAAttcacaaaataactaaaatattatatcaatCAACTTCATTTTAATGGATAGTagtattattcttttaaaatacaaGTAAATGTTAACTATAAGATAATCTTTATGGtaatatattacaaaatataatagTTAAGGGTCTCTTTGGGGGattgttagttgttagtttcatttgtttttaaaataacaatcaatttttagttttagtataaaaagtttttaaaaccagtctttaaaatttgattagttTTCTAACTATTAGTTTTAAGATtaagtcattttaaaattttctaatctttttaaaattaatttaagagtgtatttttatatatgatgataacgacaccaacaacaacaatggtgGTATTTTTGGTGGCGATAGCAAAGTCAATAGTGATAATAACAGTGTCAATGATGGCAGTGATACTAGTGGTGGTGTTGGTGTTGATAGTTATAATGCAGTATTGCTAATAATGGTAGTGATTGATAGTAATGGGAGCAGTGATAGTGTTGACAACGATAGTAATAGCGGTGATGTTGGTTGTTGGTGTCAATAACAATGGTGACAGTGTTGATAATAATAGTGATTGTGtcaatgattatgatgatgatcATAATGACGACATAGATGGTGGTCCTGGTGTTAGTAGAGGCAATGAAAAGTGTCATTATCAAATGTAGAGAGTgtgtacttttttaaaattaaaatcaaaattacaaatattttttgccCAAaacttttggttttaaaaattacatttaaaaataaaatataaaaaactcacAATTACGTGACCAAACCCTAAGTCTTTTAAATCAATTAGTATTCTATAAAGAAATAGTATTTTTGaagtatttatataatttaagtatTTACTTATTCTTAGAGTGAATAGATCCCTTTCGTTTGTTTTATTCATCATACAGAATCAATAATACAGTGGAATCCTtctgaatattttcttttatatatatatatatatatatatatatatatatatatatatatatatatatatatatatataatgtaccTGGAAAAAATAATCTTCCATTAGTGAGACAGACAAATATAACCTTATTTCCATAGAGCCTGCAAAAACCTAACTATCCagtcaatattttatatttccatAGTTTTTCTGACAAACCAacttctttaatatatttttcaaaagttttcaaataagTTATATAACATATCATAATATTCAAGGTTTTCCAAgaggaaatttaaaaattgttattttgacAAGATAAGTGCTACATAATTGTGTGGTCTATACCGACTAATGAGTCAAGGCATCGTGACTATGTCGTAAcaaaaaaggtaaagaaaaACAAGTCATTATCATAGCATTATTTGAAGTTGAAGAATATTACGTAGTgtgatatgatttatttatgaCTGTTTTGGTTGTTTCCGTTGCGTTTTATGAATGGAAGATCAAATAGCTAGCTATAAAAAGACCCTAAACAGATAACAACctattggtaatttttttttgttttaggctATTCAATTAGATATAGGCTCATATATGTAGATTTTATAAGTTTAagccacaaaaaatatatttttattaaaacaataaaaagataTTGCCGTAGTGTTTATACGAGAAATGGCGCATAGTGAGGTGCTCGATCGAGTCTCTATCAATTTGCTTTTGATGTGtgcaaaggaaaagaaaagagaaaagaggaaagttacAAAGTGAATGCTTAGATACTTATATCTTAAGTAAATCCTTGTGTCTTTATAATAAAGTTGGATAAAGACACATTAACactcatcttatttttttaattccctgaGTATTTAACTCAATTAGATACttaaagatttaaatttgaggctgttattagttaaattaaaataatttcacataaatTGATTCAAACACATATTATTTGACATcttaagagaaaaagaaaaaaaaatgaaatgtaaacaagataaattatatgatatgataagaaagaaaagacaaaaataaattgaagatgTCAAATAAATATCCAtgtatcattattaattaagtttcaaaatcaaagactgatacatgattttttttttaaaattcaaaatatatctcAGTGAAAActatttaatgtttaaaataacattCATATATCAATGTTTTATTTGAGCACTAgttgttttgaatttatttttggcatctctctcatttcctttttcttgatcACTGCTTCCTTTTTCCCATTTATTTTCCCGACAAAACAATTTTAGTACAACACATCCTACATGCACCATCTAAAGGCTCTCTCACAAACCCAGTCTAATTAAGGACAAATTAATACGGAGAAATTAATTAGTTCTCGACTACTActgtatatttataatattgattaatctTTACCAAACATGATACGtattaaagttttttaatttaagaaaaaattaataatgctAAATTGTAAACACTCTTAGATTGCTTAATAAtttattctcttaaaaaattattagatgtcCAAAACCATCCTAGACTCTATTAAAACAAGGCCacttatataataaaaacataatatacaagactattaatttttttattattaattaaaaaacctgaatatatatatatatatatatatatatatatatatattatcggtaaatattattagtttttgttaacagagaaaatcaaatttatgacttttttttttctttttccatctcCCATAATCTTCTAATTCatcttatattttcaaaattctgaaAAGGTATCATACAAATTGATTCAGGCCATAGAGATGTAGTGATCCGAAACTACTTAATATATAGTTTCTTCCACACTCACGGCACTCAAATATTTCATTTCCTCACACATAGACTGCACCTCCCCCCTCACACACTCACACACTCACTCATTCACAACACCACACTGACTTATTCATATTCATCCGTCACATGAAAGGCAATGGCAAGCACACACACAAGTTACACAGCAAATCCAAACTCTTCAGTGGCCTTATTTGCACCATGCAACCATAATATCCACCCATTATAGATCTTATAGACAATAGCATATATAGCCACACCATATGCATTATGAATCCATGGAACAATCATATATCATTcgtgaaaaaaaagtaaaacaagtcTTCAAAGCTTTTCCCAACCATAGAACTTCTCAACCAAGTCTTTAAACCTTCACGTGAATCTGTCATCAAGACAGCCCCTAAATTAAGCTTGAGCCATCTGTGTCATACACGTATAAGAGGTCACGCATGGTTTACATCAAGTAAGAAAAGAAGCTATCATAAAGATattacttctattttttgttgttgaataaGTCTAGGGTATAATATATTGTTGATTTCTCAAAATAGTTGAGAACGATAGTTTTAgttcttattaaaatttaatatgtttttattctttatatttattaaaagtgaCATGATTTTAATTCTTTCATCATGAACTAAAAACACATACATCTGAATAAATATAAGAACtaataacacacacacacacacacacacacacacacacatatatatatatatatatatatatatatatatatatatatatatataattctatttGTATTTTATCTCTTGCTTGGTTGTCGTGGTAAAGGCGTAAGGCATAGCCGCATGGATATGAACTTATCATAGGGCTCCATTGAATCAGATCAGTTTAAACTTAAagcttttgaaaattattattaaaaaaatgaagttttgaGGACATCAAAATTACGTCACTGAAAGAGAATAATGacttcttttaacttttttttttccctgttGTAAACTTAGGATTTTCAAAACCCGAGTTCCAAATTTGCAATGGTTTCTTGTTTTTGATTCGTAAGTGGATTacacaaatttcattttgaCGCAAACTGTtggattattttaatattatgttctAGTTGTAATTAAAAGCCATTAGGATTAATTTAGAAAACTAAGAATAAATCTATAATAAATTTCTCTTATCTTTTCAAAATACTCAttagtctttttaaaaaaaacccacaccgaatagtattttttagccataaaaaaaataagggaaCGAAAGACTGAGGGAGGAAAgccattttaattaaaaaaatagaaaatgaaaaaaataaattgaaaacacaagaaaaatatcgggccagaaaataaatatgaattataataatcaagagcttcatgcatgcttagtagTTTTCTGTGCATTAAAGAACTCTAGAGAAATTATGTGTTATGATctattcttacaaaaacatatGCCATAGCCTGTGAACGGGATCCGTGTTCATGGTCTCTTGTATATGCTTTTGTTCtttaattgttaataattaagAACACATGCCGTAGTGCAAGTTTAAATCATAAAGAGTTATGGATACCCATAATATTCTAagagatataaaataaagaaataattaagtttttcatatttgaaatatagtttatttttaaaaaattacttaacattcttttttttctctctaatacCTAAAAAAATTTTGCATTTCATTTTAGTACTTGTCGTTAGTCCACATCCATTAAATAATGATATAGCAAACGGAGTATCACGTCATCACACCTAATTACTAAACACATATGCACAAACATTCAcatcattaatttttgtttttgtttttttaatattaaaaaatgaaagccaAAAAGGAGAGGGGGAGTCGTCCGTGGTGGTGTGGGAGGCGCGGCCACCACCGTCTTGGACACTCTTTGGAACTTCACCTTCGTCGCCGCCATCGTCACCATCTTCTTG is a window encoding:
- the LOC547605 gene encoding ribulose-1,5-bisphosphate carboxylase small subunit rbcS2, whose product is MASSMISSPAVTTVNRAGAGMVAPFTGLKSMAGFPTRKTNNDITSIASNGGRVQCMQVWPPVGKKKFETLSYLPDLDDAQLAKEVEYLLRKGWIPCLEFELEHGFVYREHNRSPGYYDGRYWTMWKLPMFGCTDASQVLKELQEAKTAYPNGFIRIIGFDNVRQVQCISFIAYKPPGF